One window from the genome of Acinetobacter sp. LoGeW2-3 encodes:
- a CDS encoding acyl-CoA thioesterase: MALEQVYAAIAADEWVDLPAGWLQGRTLYGGLAAAMMMQRAVLSINDPMKHLLSTSVTFVGPVQQRPVRLTSEILREGKSVTTVEVRLWQDEAVQSILIASFGVARDSTIQVHQETSAPDYPAPESLFSIPKNVPIPECYQQFEVRWADVNLPCTGSDHPDFGGWCRFDPERHANRNFEVADLMAIFDIWPPGVLPMFRHIAPASSLSWTVTYVHPVQHQLNDWFKYKVFTDHAADGYATEHAYLWDTQNRLIAIARQTVTVFA, from the coding sequence ATGGCACTGGAACAGGTGTATGCGGCGATTGCTGCTGATGAATGGGTAGATCTGCCAGCAGGATGGTTGCAAGGACGAACGTTGTATGGTGGTCTGGCTGCGGCGATGATGATGCAAAGGGCGGTGCTGAGCATCAATGATCCGATGAAACATCTTCTAAGTACCAGCGTGACCTTCGTAGGACCAGTCCAGCAACGACCAGTCAGACTAACGTCAGAAATTCTGCGTGAAGGTAAATCCGTGACTACAGTTGAAGTTCGTCTGTGGCAGGATGAGGCGGTGCAAAGTATTCTGATTGCCAGTTTTGGCGTAGCGCGTGATTCGACGATACAGGTGCATCAGGAGACTTCTGCACCAGATTATCCGGCACCAGAAAGCCTGTTTAGTATTCCTAAAAATGTGCCTATACCTGAATGCTATCAGCAGTTTGAGGTGCGTTGGGCAGATGTAAATCTCCCATGTACAGGCAGTGATCATCCCGATTTCGGCGGATGGTGCCGTTTTGATCCAGAGCGGCACGCCAATCGTAATTTTGAAGTCGCTGACCTGATGGCAATTTTTGATATCTGGCCGCCCGGTGTGTTGCCGATGTTTAGACATATTGCCCCGGCCAGTAGTTTGAGCTGGACAGTGACTTATGTGCACCCGGTGCAACATCAGTTGAATGATTGGTTTAAATATAAAGTATTTACTGACCATGCAGCAGATGGCTATGCTACAGAACATGCCTATCTGTGGGACACTCAAAATCGCCTGATTGCGATTGCCAGACAGACAGTGACAGTGTTTGCCTAG
- a CDS encoding diguanylate cyclase: MKLTDQTLMQQMQISLPDIQRRKQLLGLTEEALAALATVRELIEPGLQDTVAEFYDYQTSVPEINNLIGDVDTLKRLKVAQHQYILDLFSGCYDSVYVNNRLRIGLVHKRIGVEPRLYLAALHQLKLGIFKLVEQYVPDKALARQVQDTLEKLYTFDITLVVETYVWSLVKEVNSSHDKLREYAMALGAHAQEMETLSRLDPLTGLYNVRSLTPMLNELLYRARQQHTPVTVVFIDINDFKLLNDQYGHVYGDQVIQAVASTLKQIARDEDYCFRYGGDEFLVVLPNCTEVDALHSFIPRVEQTLSQLKMQVSLSVGIHQADASSGYLDSASLIRCADDKMYAVKKQSKLKGK; the protein is encoded by the coding sequence ATGAAATTGACCGATCAGACGCTGATGCAGCAGATGCAGATTTCATTGCCTGACATTCAGCGACGTAAGCAATTACTTGGACTAACCGAGGAAGCACTGGCAGCACTGGCGACCGTGCGTGAGCTGATCGAGCCGGGCTTGCAGGACACCGTGGCCGAATTTTATGACTATCAAACCTCAGTGCCTGAAATTAATAATCTGATTGGTGATGTAGATACCCTTAAGCGTCTTAAGGTCGCCCAGCATCAATATATTCTGGATCTGTTTTCTGGTTGCTATGACAGTGTGTATGTGAATAACCGCTTGCGGATTGGACTGGTGCATAAACGCATTGGGGTAGAGCCACGTCTGTATCTGGCAGCTTTGCATCAGCTCAAATTAGGGATCTTTAAACTGGTAGAACAATATGTGCCGGATAAAGCTCTGGCACGACAGGTACAGGATACTTTGGAAAAGTTGTATACCTTTGATATTACCCTGGTGGTGGAAACCTATGTCTGGAGTCTGGTCAAGGAAGTTAATAGCTCACATGACAAATTGAGGGAATACGCCATGGCACTCGGTGCGCATGCACAAGAAATGGAAACCTTGTCCCGGCTGGATCCACTGACCGGTCTCTATAATGTACGTAGTCTGACGCCGATGTTGAATGAACTACTCTATCGTGCGCGACAACAGCATACGCCAGTAACGGTGGTTTTTATTGATATCAACGACTTTAAATTGCTAAATGACCAATATGGTCATGTCTATGGTGATCAGGTCATTCAGGCGGTGGCGAGCACCTTAAAGCAGATTGCTCGGGATGAAGATTACTGTTTTCGTTATGGCGGTGATGAGTTTCTAGTAGTGCTACCAAACTGTACTGAGGTTGATGCCTTGCATAGCTTTATTCCGCGAGTAGAGCAGACCTTGAGCCAATTGAAGATGCAGGTCAGCCTGAGTGTCGGAATTCATCAAGCCGATGCCAGCAGCGGCTATCTGGACAGTGCCAGCCTGATCCGCTGTGCTGATGACAAGATGTATGCGGTCAAGAAGCAGTCCAAGCTCAAAGGGAAATAG
- the fadB gene encoding fatty acid oxidation complex subunit alpha FadB has translation MIHAGNAITVQMLSDGIAEFRFDLQGESVNKFNRATIEDFKAAIESVKANADIKGLIVTSAKSTFIVGADITEFGANFAQGEQAIVEWALPVHDIFNSFEDLDIPKVAAINGMALGGGFEMCLVCDYRVMSEAAQVGLPEIKLGIFPGFGGTVRLSRVIGIDNAVEWMAMANPKKPAAALKDGAVDAVVAADKLQDAAIDLVKQAIAGRLDWKAKRQEKLDPVKLNMLEQMMAFNTAKGAVLAKANPAQYPAPKLMLDSLQAGASLPRDEALKAEAQGFAKAAVTPQAGALIGLFINDQIVKKTSKKYEKGAHPVNQAAVLGAGIMGGGIAYQAASKGTPIIMKDIGNQQLALGMKEANGLLTKQVERKKMKPAQMGETLARIRPTLSYDEFKEVDIVIEAVTENPKVKGIVLKETEAKVRENTIIASNTSTISITRLAENLERPENFVGMHFFNPVHMMPLVEVIRGEKTSAEAIATTVVLAQKMGKTPIVVNDCPGFLVNRVLFPYFGAFDLLLKDGADFQQIDKVMEKFGWPMGPAYLMDVVGIDTGVHGAEVMAEGFPDRMKPDFKGSIQVMYESKRLGQKNDVGFYKYELDKKGKKAKVVDPTAYELVASVATTEKREFDPQEIIDRMMLAFCNETVRCLEDNIVATPSEADMAMIMGVGFPPFRGGPCRYIDQTGVAEYVALCDKYAHLGKAYEAPQSLRDMAANNKKFYG, from the coding sequence ATGATCCACGCTGGCAATGCCATTACCGTCCAAATGCTTTCGGACGGAATTGCAGAATTCCGCTTTGACTTACAAGGTGAGTCGGTCAACAAATTTAACCGTGCAACAATTGAAGATTTTAAAGCTGCGATTGAATCGGTAAAAGCAAACGCTGACATCAAAGGTTTAATTGTAACTTCAGCGAAGTCAACCTTCATCGTAGGTGCAGACATTACTGAGTTTGGTGCGAACTTCGCGCAAGGCGAACAGGCAATTGTAGAATGGGCGCTGCCTGTTCATGACATCTTCAACTCTTTTGAAGACTTGGACATTCCTAAAGTAGCGGCAATCAATGGTATGGCATTAGGCGGCGGCTTTGAAATGTGCCTGGTGTGTGACTACCGTGTCATGTCAGAAGCAGCTCAAGTCGGTCTTCCTGAAATCAAGCTGGGGATCTTCCCGGGCTTCGGTGGTACAGTTCGTTTAAGCCGTGTGATCGGTATCGACAATGCTGTTGAATGGATGGCAATGGCGAACCCTAAAAAGCCTGCTGCTGCACTGAAAGACGGTGCTGTAGATGCTGTGGTTGCTGCTGACAAACTACAAGACGCTGCCATTGATCTGGTTAAACAAGCGATTGCTGGTCGTTTGGACTGGAAAGCAAAACGCCAAGAAAAATTAGACCCTGTTAAGCTGAATATGCTTGAGCAAATGATGGCGTTCAACACAGCGAAAGGCGCGGTTCTTGCAAAAGCTAACCCTGCTCAGTACCCTGCGCCAAAATTGATGCTGGATTCTTTACAAGCAGGTGCAAGCCTGCCACGTGACGAAGCATTAAAAGCTGAAGCACAAGGTTTTGCCAAAGCTGCTGTGACTCCACAAGCAGGTGCGTTGATCGGTTTATTCATCAACGACCAAATCGTGAAGAAAACTTCGAAAAAATATGAGAAAGGTGCACATCCTGTCAACCAAGCGGCTGTTCTAGGCGCGGGTATCATGGGTGGTGGTATTGCTTACCAAGCGGCAAGCAAAGGCACACCAATCATCATGAAAGACATTGGTAATCAACAGCTTGCTTTAGGTATGAAAGAAGCAAACGGTTTGCTGACCAAACAAGTTGAACGTAAGAAAATGAAACCTGCGCAAATGGGTGAAACTCTTGCGCGTATCCGCCCTACTTTAAGCTATGACGAATTCAAAGAAGTCGACATCGTGATTGAAGCGGTGACTGAAAACCCTAAAGTGAAAGGCATCGTACTGAAAGAAACTGAAGCGAAAGTGCGTGAAAACACGATTATTGCTTCAAATACGTCTACGATCTCAATCACACGTTTGGCTGAAAACCTAGAGCGTCCTGAAAACTTCGTCGGTATGCACTTCTTTAACCCAGTTCACATGATGCCATTGGTAGAAGTGATCCGTGGTGAAAAGACTTCTGCTGAAGCAATTGCGACGACTGTTGTTCTTGCTCAGAAAATGGGTAAAACACCAATCGTTGTGAACGACTGCCCGGGCTTCCTGGTAAACCGTGTCTTGTTCCCTTACTTCGGTGCATTCGACCTTCTACTTAAAGATGGTGCTGACTTCCAACAAATCGACAAAGTGATGGAAAAATTCGGCTGGCCAATGGGCCCTGCTTACCTGATGGACGTTGTCGGTATTGATACTGGCGTTCACGGTGCAGAAGTCATGGCTGAAGGTTTCCCTGACCGTATGAAGCCTGACTTCAAAGGTTCAATCCAAGTGATGTACGAAAGCAAACGTCTTGGACAAAAGAATGACGTTGGTTTCTACAAATACGAATTGGACAAGAAAGGCAAGAAAGCCAAAGTGGTTGATCCAACTGCGTATGAACTTGTGGCTTCTGTTGCAACTACGGAAAAACGTGAATTTGATCCTCAAGAAATCATTGACCGTATGATGCTTGCATTCTGTAACGAAACTGTTCGTTGCCTGGAAGACAACATCGTTGCAACTCCATCTGAAGCAGATATGGCGATGATCATGGGTGTAGGTTTCCCTCCATTCCGTGGCGGTCCATGCCGTTACATCGACCAGACTGGTGTGGCTGAGTACGTTGCGCTTTGCGACAAATACGCACACTTAGGTAAGGCTTATGAAGCGCCGCAATCACTGCGCGACATGGCTGCTAATAACAAAAAATTCTACGGTTAA
- the argH gene encoding argininosuccinate lyase: MTTSSNSSNPSQAQTSGMWGGRFSEATDAFVAEFTASVQFDQRFYKQDIAGSIAHATMLAKVGVLTEQERDDIIEGLTAIKADIEAGNFEWRIDLEDVHMNIESRLTQRIGITGKKLHTGRSRNDQVATDIRLYVRDEIDAILKLLEKLQKGILGLAAKNTNTIMPGFTHLQTAQPVTFGHHLMAWFEMLVRDSERLIDCRKRVNRMPLGSAALAGTTYPIDRAYTAELLGFEAVAENSLDAVSDRDFGIEFNAAASLIMMHLSRMSEEMILWTSAQFKFVNIPDRFCTGSSIMPQKKNPDVPELIRGKTGRVYGDLMSLLTLMKSQPLAYNKDNQEDKEPLFDAIDTVRGSLMAFADMIPALVPNIEIMREAALRGFSTATDLADYLVKNGVAFRDAHEIVGKAVALGVQEGKDLSELTLEQLRQFSDLIQADVFEKALTLEASVNARNHIGGTAPNQVAAAIERAYTRLEKLYA, translated from the coding sequence ATGACCACATCTTCTAATTCCTCAAATCCATCACAAGCCCAGACTTCGGGTATGTGGGGCGGTCGTTTCTCTGAAGCGACTGATGCTTTTGTAGCTGAATTTACAGCATCTGTACAATTTGACCAACGTTTTTATAAACAAGATATTGCGGGTTCAATTGCGCATGCAACCATGCTTGCAAAAGTAGGCGTGCTGACTGAACAAGAACGTGATGACATCATTGAAGGCCTGACTGCGATTAAAGCAGACATTGAAGCAGGTAACTTTGAATGGCGCATTGACCTTGAAGATGTGCACATGAACATTGAGTCACGTCTGACTCAGCGCATCGGCATTACAGGTAAAAAACTGCATACTGGCCGTAGCCGTAATGACCAGGTGGCAACCGATATCCGCCTTTATGTCCGTGATGAAATCGATGCCATCCTAAAATTATTGGAAAAATTACAAAAAGGCATCCTGGGTCTGGCAGCGAAAAACACCAATACCATCATGCCTGGCTTTACTCACCTACAAACTGCACAGCCTGTGACTTTTGGTCATCACTTGATGGCTTGGTTTGAAATGCTGGTACGTGACTCTGAGCGCCTGATTGACTGCCGTAAACGTGTCAACCGTATGCCGCTTGGTTCTGCTGCTTTAGCGGGTACAACTTATCCAATCGACCGTGCATACACTGCTGAACTTCTAGGTTTTGAAGCCGTAGCTGAAAACTCACTGGATGCGGTATCTGACCGTGACTTCGGTATTGAATTCAATGCAGCGGCATCCTTGATCATGATGCACTTGTCTCGTATGTCTGAGGAAATGATTCTGTGGACATCTGCACAGTTTAAATTCGTAAACATTCCAGACCGTTTCTGTACTGGTTCTTCAATCATGCCACAGAAGAAAAATCCGGATGTGCCTGAACTGATCCGTGGTAAAACTGGCCGTGTGTATGGCGACCTGATGAGCCTGTTAACACTGATGAAAAGCCAGCCTTTAGCGTACAACAAAGACAACCAGGAAGACAAAGAACCATTGTTTGATGCGATTGATACCGTTCGTGGTTCATTGATGGCATTTGCTGACATGATTCCTGCACTGGTTCCAAATATTGAAATCATGCGTGAAGCAGCACTTCGCGGTTTCTCAACTGCGACTGACCTGGCAGATTACTTAGTGAAAAATGGTGTGGCCTTCCGTGATGCACACGAGATTGTTGGTAAAGCCGTTGCGCTTGGTGTTCAAGAAGGTAAAGACCTGTCTGAATTGACACTTGAACAGCTGCGACAGTTCTCCGACCTGATTCAGGCAGATGTATTTGAAAAAGCTTTAACACTAGAAGCCTCTGTGAATGCGCGTAACCACATTGGTGGTACTGCCCCTAATCAGGTTGCAGCAGCGATTGAACGTGCTTATACACGTCTGGAAAAACTTTACGCTTAA
- a CDS encoding sensor histidine kinase: protein MWSCRLNKIKSSRTKKSIANSTAVAEVPSAQSVIDPIGQQESSYFFSQIGNWRYLLELFVGGNVLALVLSLAEAQSWQALNFMHLLQYMLYINWVLLSFAACVELFHQYFDRMGIKSALITGFLLLQAIVLLTTVSLNILIHFGINFNFHDLTLKIAFEQVGMHLSFGILLGTFCFRYLYLREQWTRQHHSELNSRIQAMQARIQPHFLFNSLNSAISLISIDPDKAEQMLLNLSRLFRASFQELKLVSLQEEIDLCRRYLEIEQIRLGDRLQVEWKLENKDLYSKVQIPLLTLQPLLENSIFHGVEKILTKSTISVLIEILQNQINIIITNPYSQDHAALKRGNGIAIENVRQRLKAYYGPTVTFRTYAGKGLFTTVMQYQYK from the coding sequence ATGTGGTCATGTCGGCTCAATAAGATTAAAAGCAGTAGAACGAAAAAGAGTATAGCAAATTCAACGGCTGTTGCCGAAGTTCCATCTGCTCAATCTGTTATAGATCCGATAGGGCAGCAAGAATCTTCTTATTTTTTTAGCCAGATTGGCAATTGGCGCTATCTGCTGGAACTGTTTGTAGGGGGGAATGTTCTGGCTTTGGTACTAAGCCTAGCTGAAGCACAATCCTGGCAAGCACTCAATTTCATGCATCTGCTGCAATACATGCTCTATATCAACTGGGTGTTACTGTCTTTCGCGGCTTGCGTGGAACTGTTTCATCAGTATTTTGACCGTATGGGGATCAAATCCGCGCTAATCACCGGATTTTTATTATTACAAGCGATCGTTTTGCTAACGACGGTCAGTTTAAACATTCTGATACATTTTGGTATCAATTTTAATTTTCATGATCTGACATTAAAAATTGCTTTCGAGCAGGTCGGGATGCACCTGAGTTTTGGTATTCTTTTAGGAACATTTTGTTTTCGTTATCTTTACTTAAGAGAGCAGTGGACGCGTCAGCATCATAGTGAATTAAATTCACGGATTCAGGCCATGCAGGCCCGGATTCAACCGCATTTTTTATTTAATAGTTTAAATAGCGCGATCAGCCTGATCAGCATTGATCCAGACAAGGCAGAACAGATGCTGCTCAATCTGTCCCGTCTGTTTCGTGCCAGTTTTCAGGAACTGAAGCTGGTCAGCTTACAGGAAGAAATCGATCTTTGCCGACGTTATCTGGAAATTGAGCAGATCCGGCTTGGTGACCGTTTGCAGGTCGAATGGAAACTAGAAAACAAAGACTTATACTCAAAAGTCCAAATTCCATTATTGACTTTACAACCCCTATTAGAAAATAGTATTTTCCATGGAGTTGAAAAAATTCTAACAAAGAGTACGATAAGCGTATTGATTGAAATCCTGCAAAATCAAATTAATATTATTATAACAAACCCATATTCACAGGATCATGCAGCATTAAAGCGGGGAAATGGTATTGCAATTGAAAATGTTCGACAGCGCCTGAAGGCCTATTATGGCCCGACTGTGACCTTTAGAACGTATGCCGGCAAGGGACTTTTTACGACGGTTATGCAATATCAGTATAAATAA
- a CDS encoding PH domain-containing protein, whose product MQVFRSKKDWWLVAFLVCMTGLLVQLLLVMSAKGTMQQYPLHTAVYMLTIVMVWWPVLNTRYQLTADHLVVKSMWFSWQIPLTAIQAVTPTDYSSVAPALSLKRLRVDYREDGTNKFVLISPKDQIAFINAVQNQQAS is encoded by the coding sequence ATGCAGGTATTTCGTTCCAAAAAAGATTGGTGGTTGGTGGCCTTTCTGGTGTGTATGACTGGCTTGTTGGTGCAGTTGTTATTGGTGATGTCCGCCAAAGGCACCATGCAACAATACCCACTACATACTGCGGTGTATATGCTGACCATTGTGATGGTCTGGTGGCCTGTGCTGAATACCCGATATCAGCTTACTGCCGATCACTTGGTGGTTAAAAGTATGTGGTTTAGCTGGCAGATTCCCTTAACCGCTATTCAGGCAGTCACGCCAACCGACTATTCATCGGTTGCGCCCGCCTTATCCCTGAAACGTTTGCGTGTGGATTATCGTGAAGATGGAACAAATAAATTTGTGCTGATCTCACCCAAAGACCAGATTGCATTTATTAATGCGGTGCAGAATCAGCAGGCATCTTAA
- a CDS encoding AAA family ATPase, whose product MTTQHSNFHVVQPGTSTHSASERDRLIGKPRFYFEPKAVMDLLRERIIGQDAALREIEKMLHVVKADFSSPDRPLSVTLMLGPTGVGKTETVRLIAEAIYGRPDAFCRIDMNTLAQEHYAAALTGAPPGYVGSKEGHSLFDETAIAGSHTRPGIMLFDELEKASNEVIRGLMNVLDTGRLTLTAGTKTIDFRNCIIFMTSNVGAQAAQQYLEKLSYLPQQVQNLCLKKVPTRRIIEKVMQRKFDPEFLNRIDRTLHYQAVQNDALPRLVEIELEKLNKRLQHQQRTVILTDAAKAYFYQGHDIRYGARHLGRKMRTELEPILAIYFLNQPEQSILKLDCIQNTLVIQSE is encoded by the coding sequence ATGACCACGCAGCATTCCAATTTTCATGTTGTCCAGCCCGGCACCTCTACACACAGCGCTTCTGAACGTGATCGCCTGATTGGCAAGCCACGCTTTTACTTTGAACCCAAGGCAGTGATGGATCTGTTAAGAGAACGGATTATTGGTCAGGATGCTGCACTGCGGGAAATTGAGAAAATGCTGCATGTGGTCAAGGCTGATTTTTCCAGCCCTGATCGTCCACTGTCAGTCACCTTAATGCTGGGTCCAACTGGTGTGGGGAAAACCGAAACTGTACGTTTAATTGCGGAAGCAATCTATGGCCGTCCGGATGCGTTTTGCCGGATTGATATGAATACCTTGGCTCAGGAACATTATGCTGCAGCGCTGACGGGTGCACCCCCGGGTTATGTCGGTTCCAAGGAAGGTCATAGCCTGTTTGATGAAACTGCGATTGCAGGTAGTCATACCCGCCCGGGCATCATGCTGTTTGATGAACTGGAAAAAGCCTCCAATGAAGTGATTCGTGGCCTGATGAATGTACTGGATACTGGTCGACTGACACTGACCGCGGGTACCAAAACCATCGACTTCCGCAACTGTATAATCTTTATGACCAGTAATGTCGGTGCTCAGGCCGCACAGCAATATCTGGAAAAACTCAGTTATTTACCACAGCAGGTTCAGAATCTATGCCTGAAAAAAGTACCAACCCGGCGCATTATTGAAAAGGTCATGCAGCGCAAGTTTGATCCTGAGTTTTTAAACCGGATTGACCGCACCCTACATTATCAGGCAGTACAAAATGATGCCTTACCAAGACTGGTCGAGATTGAACTGGAGAAACTGAATAAGCGTCTACAGCATCAGCAGCGAACTGTGATTTTAACGGATGCAGCCAAGGCTTATTTCTATCAGGGCCATGATATTCGCTACGGCGCACGTCATCTTGGTCGAAAAATGAGGACTGAACTGGAACCAATTTTAGCTATATATTTTTTAAATCAGCCGGAGCAATCCATCTTGAAACTGGACTGTATCCAAAATACTTTGGTGATTCAGTCAGAATAG
- the pgsA gene encoding CDP-diacylglycerol--glycerol-3-phosphate 3-phosphatidyltransferase, protein MTTGRILNIPNILTLARIVLIPVFLLVAYWPPAMGLDESNPDMTRHMLLTAIFVVAAVTDWFDGYLARTLNQTSAFGRFLDPVADKLMVAAALIVLVQWQPSISMAFAAIVIISREITVSALREWMAELGARTSVAVSTVGKYKTAFQMIAITVFLLNWRPLDMLAYALLYTAVVLTLWSMFIYLKAAWPYLKQP, encoded by the coding sequence ATGACTACAGGTCGTATCCTGAATATTCCGAACATCTTGACCTTGGCACGTATTGTCCTGATTCCAGTCTTTCTATTGGTGGCGTATTGGCCTCCGGCTATGGGGCTCGATGAAAGCAATCCGGATATGACGCGTCATATGCTGCTGACTGCAATTTTTGTAGTTGCGGCGGTAACGGACTGGTTTGATGGCTATCTGGCGAGAACACTGAACCAGACTTCAGCTTTTGGTCGATTCCTGGATCCGGTGGCAGACAAGCTCATGGTGGCAGCTGCGCTGATTGTACTGGTGCAATGGCAGCCTTCGATTTCCATGGCCTTTGCTGCAATTGTGATTATCTCGCGGGAAATTACGGTGTCAGCTTTACGTGAATGGATGGCGGAACTCGGTGCACGTACCAGTGTGGCGGTGTCTACTGTTGGCAAATACAAGACCGCCTTCCAGATGATCGCAATTACTGTATTCTTGCTCAACTGGCGTCCGCTGGATATGCTGGCTTATGCATTGCTGTATACCGCCGTAGTACTCACCTTGTGGTCGATGTTTATCTACCTGAAAGCAGCTTGGCCATATCTGAAACAGCCCTAA
- a CDS encoding oxidative damage protection protein, whose protein sequence is MSRQVFCRKYQKEMEGLDFAPFPGTKGEELFDTVSKQAWQEWLKHQTTLINEKRLNVFEADAKKFLEEQREKFFNNDESLEKAEGLKPE, encoded by the coding sequence ATGTCTCGACAAGTATTTTGCCGTAAGTATCAAAAAGAAATGGAAGGCTTAGACTTTGCACCGTTCCCAGGTACAAAGGGTGAGGAACTGTTTGACACTGTCTCTAAACAGGCTTGGCAGGAATGGCTGAAGCATCAGACTACGCTAATCAATGAAAAGCGTTTAAACGTGTTTGAAGCAGATGCGAAAAAGTTCCTTGAAGAACAACGTGAGAAGTTCTTTAACAATGATGAATCATTGGAAAAAGCTGAAGGTCTAAAGCCTGAGTAA
- the uvrC gene encoding excinuclease ABC subunit UvrC, with the protein MNENARPHIEKILANMTTLPGVYRMYGKDGELLYVGKAKNLKNRVSSYFVKTLEHPKTQALVARIYDIQTLVVRSETEALLLEQNLIKLHRPPYNIMLRDDKSYVYIFVSSDKPYPRIAAGRGKGKHQPGKFFGPYPSAYNAKDTLIVLQKLFNVRQCENSYFAQRKRPCLQYQIKRCSGPCVGLISPEDYQEDVNNSIRFLQGDTKELNQQLIAKMEAAAEQLEFEKAVFYRDRMALLRDVQANQAIYKVKGEADILAIAHQAGVTCVQIMHVRNGKMLGGKSYFPDMQGDDLSQMLSDFIANFYFQVADEIPAELIVNVEVTDRNELEQALAQHFDKKIQIKSKVRETRAEWLELAQMNVLQGIKSKLANHFELNERFHQLEQVVGRPVDRIECFDISHTMGEETVASCVVFDSGGARKRDYRQFSINDIQAGDDYAAMRQALTRRYKKHMLPDLLLIDGGKGQLHMAMEVMQDLGLEAFMVGVSKGEGRKPGLETLHFTDGTKIQLPEDHKALHLIQQVRDEAHRFAITKHRAKRDKKRGSSVLEVIPGLGPKRRRDLLTHFGGIQGVLKASEKDLMLVPGLGEVMARTIYKVLHE; encoded by the coding sequence GTGAACGAGAACGCGCGTCCCCATATTGAAAAAATCCTGGCGAATATGACCACGCTTCCGGGAGTGTACCGGATGTATGGCAAGGATGGCGAATTGCTGTATGTGGGTAAGGCGAAAAACCTGAAAAACCGCGTATCTAGTTATTTTGTCAAAACGCTTGAACACCCAAAAACTCAAGCTCTGGTGGCGCGGATTTACGATATTCAAACTTTGGTTGTGCGTTCCGAAACTGAAGCACTATTGCTAGAACAAAACCTGATTAAACTGCATCGTCCGCCGTATAACATTATGCTGCGCGATGACAAATCTTATGTCTATATCTTTGTCTCCAGCGACAAGCCTTATCCACGAATTGCGGCAGGGCGAGGTAAGGGGAAGCATCAACCGGGCAAGTTTTTTGGGCCTTATCCAAGTGCTTATAATGCCAAAGACACGCTGATCGTCTTACAAAAACTGTTTAATGTACGTCAGTGTGAAAATAGCTATTTCGCCCAGCGTAAACGTCCCTGCCTGCAATACCAAATCAAGCGCTGCTCTGGCCCCTGTGTAGGCCTGATTTCACCTGAAGACTATCAGGAAGACGTCAATAATTCGATCCGTTTCCTGCAAGGCGACACCAAGGAACTAAACCAGCAGCTAATTGCCAAAATGGAAGCTGCGGCTGAACAGCTTGAATTTGAAAAGGCGGTGTTTTATCGCGACCGTATGGCCTTACTGCGTGATGTTCAAGCCAATCAGGCCATCTACAAAGTCAAAGGTGAAGCCGATATTCTAGCGATTGCCCATCAGGCTGGTGTGACTTGCGTGCAGATCATGCATGTGCGTAATGGCAAAATGCTGGGTGGTAAGAGCTATTTCCCGGATATGCAAGGCGATGACCTCAGCCAGATGCTGAGTGATTTTATTGCCAATTTTTATTTTCAGGTTGCTGATGAAATTCCCGCAGAACTGATCGTCAATGTAGAGGTGACTGATCGTAATGAGCTGGAACAGGCATTGGCTCAGCATTTTGACAAGAAAATCCAGATCAAGTCCAAGGTTCGGGAAACTCGTGCCGAATGGCTAGAACTGGCACAGATGAATGTGCTGCAGGGGATTAAATCTAAACTGGCGAATCACTTTGAGCTGAATGAACGCTTCCATCAGTTGGAGCAGGTGGTGGGTCGTCCTGTGGATCGAATCGAATGCTTCGATATTTCGCATACCATGGGTGAAGAAACTGTAGCCTCTTGCGTGGTGTTCGACAGCGGTGGTGCACGGAAACGGGATTACCGCCAGTTTTCTATCAATGATATTCAAGCGGGTGATGATTATGCTGCAATGCGTCAGGCGCTGACCCGACGTTATAAAAAACACATGCTGCCAGACTTACTATTGATTGATGGTGGTAAAGGTCAGCTGCATATGGCGATGGAAGTCATGCAGGACTTGGGTCTAGAAGCTTTTATGGTCGGAGTATCGAAAGGCGAGGGGCGTAAGCCGGGGCTAGAAACGCTGCATTTTACCGATGGTACTAAAATTCAATTGCCAGAAGACCATAAAGCTCTGCATCTGATTCAACAGGTGCGTGATGAAGCGCACCGTTTTGCGATTACCAAACACCGCGCCAAACGTGACAAGAAACGTGGTTCTTCAGTTTTGGAAGTCATTCCCGGTCTGGGGCCTAAACGCCGTCGTGACCTGCTGACTCATTTTGGTGGCATTCAAGGTGTACTTAAAGCTTCAGAGAAAGACTTGATGTTAGTACCCGGTTTAGGTGAAGTGATGGCACGTACCATTTATAAAGTACTGCATGAATAA